The following proteins are co-located in the Malus sylvestris chromosome 13, drMalSylv7.2, whole genome shotgun sequence genome:
- the LOC126596994 gene encoding uncharacterized protein LOC126596994 isoform X5, translated as MTLDGQVVKNKVKWGTKEPTWNEDFSFNIKLPPTKNLQVAAWDANLVSPHKRMGNASISLEDLCDGNLHEVVVELEGMGGGGKLLLEVNYKTFDEIDEAKKWWSKVPFVSDFLRKNGFEPAMKKMFAGSDTVQARQFVEYAFGQLKSFNNANLMKNLIASGDVNDTKGTGKSISAGVSDVTSQMDTIAEGFLDNAGFNASSNVDEASIDNGGVEHGHTPEPLKQLGEETQSDKNFWKKFANEINQNVAEKFGLPVPEKLKWDGFDILNRFGSQSREIAEASYIESGLATPEGLDVDKDKTTSPLSISMIQSSLPDIKKATRDLLKQTDSVLGTFVVLTAAVSESNTESNAVGTSEIKLEDSSNVEDDALTDPTTEEIASTRAAEEMKELFSSAESAMEAWAMLATSLGHPSFIKSEFEKLCFLDNATTDTQVAIWRDSARKRLVIAFRGTEQSRWKDLRTDLMVAPTGLNPERIGGDFKQEVQVHSGFLRAYDSVRIRIVSLMKLAIGYFDDIAEPLDKWHVYITGHSLGGALSTLLALELSSSQLAKRGLISVTMYNFGSPRVGNKVFAEIYNKKVKDSWRVVNHRDIIPTIPRLMGYCHVAQPVYLTTGDLKNALGNMELSGDGYQADVIGEYTPDVLVGEFMKGEKELIEKILQTEINIFRSVRDGTALMQHMEDFYYITLLENVRSNYQVAARTLSEEQANVKVS; from the exons ATGACATTAGATGGTCAAGTCGTAAAAAACAAGGTTAAATGGGG GACAAAAGAGCCAACATGGAACGAGGACTTCAGTTTTAATATCAAGCTGCCTCCTACCAAAAATCTTCAG GTTGCAGCTTGGGATGCAAACCTTGTAAGTCCACATAAACGAATGGGGAATGCGAGCATCAGTCTAGAAGACCTTTGTGATG GAAATTTGCATGAAGTAGTGGTGGAATTGGAAGGAATGGGAGGCGGTGGAAAACTACTTTTAGAG GTCAACtataaaacttttgatgaaattgatgagGCAAAAAAGTGGTGGAGTAAGGTCCCCTTTGTTTCCGACTTTCTCCGCAAAAATGGTTTTGAGCCTGCTATGAAAAAAATGTTTGCTGGCTCGGACACTGTGCAAGCACGTCAATTTGTGGAATATGCTTTTGGGCAGCTAAAGTCATTCAATAATGCAAACCTTATGAAGAATTTAATTGCAAGCGGTGATGTGAATGACACGAAAGGCACTGGGAAATCTATTTCTGCTGGTGTGTCAGATGTGACTTCCCAGATGGATACTATAGCAGAAGGTTTTTTAGATAATGCAGGCTTCAATGCAAGCAGCAATGTAGACGAGGCCAGCATAGATAATGGTGGTGTGGAGCATGGACATACCCCTGAACCACTGAAACAACTTGGTGAAGAAACGCAATCAGATAAGAATTTCTGGAAGAAATTTGCCAATGAAATCAACCAAAATGTTGCTGAGAAATTTGGTCTGCCAGTTCCAGAGAAATTAAAGTGGGATGGGTTTGATATATTAAACAGATTTGGTTCGCAGTCACGAGAGATAGCAGAAGCATCTTATATTGAATCAGGGCTTGCAACTCCAGAAGGCTTAGATGTTGATAAGGATAAAACAACTAGCCCACTTTCCATTAGCATGATTCAGTCTTCACTTCCAGATATTAAGAAAGCAACAAGGGATCTATTAAAGCAAACTGATTCTGTTTTAGGAACATTTGTGGTTCTAACTGCTGCAGTATCTGAATCAAACACGGAATCAAATGCAGTAGGAACGAGCGAAATTAAATTAGAGGACAGTAGCAATGTAGAAGATGATGCCTTGACTGATCCCACAACCGAGGAGATTGCTAGCACACGGGCTGCAGAGGAGATGAAAGAACTCTTTTCTAGTGCAGAAAGTGCCATGGAGGCTTGGGCAATGCTTGCTACTTCTTTGGGACACCCAAGTTTCATAAAGTCCGAATTTGAGAAACTATGTTTCTTAGATAATGCAACAACAGACACACAG GTGGCAATTTGGCGTGATTCTGCTCGGAAAAGACTAGTTATTGCTTTCAGGGGAACAGAACAG TCAAGATGGAAGGACTTGCGAACAGATCTGATGGTAGCTCCTACTGG GCTAAATCCAGAAAGAATAGGCGGAGACTTCAaacaagaagttcaa GTTCATAGTGGTTTCTTAAGGGCATATGATTCTGTCAGGATAAGGATCGTCTCTCTCATGAAATTGGCAATTGGTTATTT TGATGATATTGCTGAGCCGCTGGACAAATGGCATGTTTATATAACGGGTCATAGTCTAGGTGGTGCATTGTCGACCCTCCTGGCTCTTGAACTTTCCTCAAGTCAGCTAGCAAA GCGTGGACTGATTTCTGTGACCATGTATAACTTCGGATCTCCTAGAGTTGGTAACAAAGTATTTGCCGAAATTTATAACAAG AAAGTCAAAGATAGCTGGAGAGTTGTAAACCACAGAGACATTATCCCTACAATCCCCCGCCTGATGGGATACTGCCATGTAGCTCAACCTGTTTACCTAACAACAGGAGACCTAAAAAATGCCTTG GGAAATATGGAGCTCTCTGGAGATGGTTACCAAGCTGATGTGATTGGGGAGTACACACCAGATGTACTAGTCGGTGAATTC ATGAAGGGTGAGAAGGAGCTTATCGAGAAAATATTACAGACCGAAATAAACATATTCCGTTCAGTCAGAGATGGGACTGCACTTATGCAGCACATGGAGGATTTTTACTACATCACACTACTAGAG AATGTGAGATCGAATTACCAAGTCGCAGCAAGGACGCTGTCCGAAGAACAAGCGAATGTGAAAGTTAGCTGA